taaaataaaatctaactATTTTAGTGTGAGCCCTCTAAATTTATGTGTCACTAGAATGtgaagttaaatataaaaaagaatttattcaaataaatattttgttatgaattaaagtTTCAAATGACTTAATcgtaaccttttttttattaatataacacGAAGTAATATTTCAAAACTAGAATTACATAATCTGATATTAGTAGTAATTTGTATAATATATTGAAgtgtttttctaatttcttaATCTTTGGATACATAAAGTAAGGttgattttgtatttattttatgaacaataTGCATCTCTTTTAGTCAAATAGAActaataaattgtattaaagTGAAGCATACTTTCAAAATCCGCAGTAGCACATCGGGTTAATCTCACTTCaaacaaatgaaatgaaatcCGGGTTCAAGCCCCGGCTGTGGAATTTTTATTTTCGTAAAGAGTTATTCCTGCTTGAAAAGCGAAGGTAGTTCTTGGGACCTTCACATTCACAAGAGATCAATGGATAAGGTAGTTGTTATGGAGTCATGAAAGAGCCGATTGTCTGATGTGCTCGTCAGGTAGGAAGGAGATGACCATCGTGCTGATTCGGGGAAAAGACTGAAAAGAAGCTCTCTCGAATGAAGACCGTGCTCCCTTCTTTATAGGGAGGAGAtcttttcaattaatatataataccaaaaattatactatttaaaatcattaaaagcTAAATTCCAACTTggtataatgttataatttaacACCAACGTATACaagataataatttatgataatttaacattaaaatacaataacatATTAGATCCACTTTTAAATTTCTATAGTTGTAATATGTAGAAGATAAAACATCATCAGTTAAACTTTTCAGCTTCCTCTTCAATTTATTTGACAGGTTAAAGTAACCTAGtcaaataaactatttttcagCTTACATTTagctttactttcttttttttaagtttaaacaaaaattttaaaaaaatataataagctATTTTTCAGTTTCTTAAAAACCTtgcacattaaaaatattatcttatcaaacacataaaattaattaatctaaaTTTCATCAACCAACGtatataatctaaataaaaaggAATGCTTAACTATGTCAGTGAAGACCTGACCTATTATATTTTGctgaattaatatttaattataataattgaactatttttaagttgttaTAAGGGAAAgtgtaaacaaaaatttataaaactgtgaaatatttaaaagacttatccattgaaataaaatttgtaaattttttgtaCACTATGTTGCTTAAAATGAAGTGGTATACTAAATCGCATTTAAAGTGAAATATCAACTTCAGGTGCACTTAGATAAAATATCATGATTTTCATTCAATTTCTcgtcttttagtttttttcatagtttcattcacttatttttctcgttttctttcttattaagtagatatttaacataattttgtttacgaATTCAAGATCTGAGTTTAAATACTGagataacaaaattaaacaatatataataaaagagttctcttaaaagataattatttaatttaattttttatggggactatatttattttgtgtttttttttaaatttaatttcctcCGAAAAGTTTatgaattattaatataaaaagtttaatattaattgaacAACAGTATCAACCAAATAAACCTAAAAACAGCATCTATTTACATATCTGGTTTTCATCGTGGATTGAGTGTTTCATTGTGTGGTTTGCTGATGGTTTCTGGATGCAAATGGTACAAACATGTCCTCAGTTACTGAAACATACTGCAAAGCTGTCACTTTTTTATTGGTTGCTATAATAATACATAAGCACTCCAAATGTTTTTGTCTGAACCATTAGTGTCTTTTCTCATGTTCCTTCAGCTTCCAAAAGGATGCAACATGAGGGTCCTGAGACAGATTAAAGCAATATTATTCCATGCTCATTCAACATGTTTCAACAATGATAATTTAATAGTCTTGTATTGTGGTTCTAAAGTTCGACCATTTCAATTGTTCACAGATTCAGatgtttattattatgattctcTTCAAGTGTTATGTTTCTCTAAATGTAATCAAAGTAGAAAGCACTCAGGGGGTAATCCTGTTAAATGAGTTCAATTTTAACGACCAAACAAACACAATACACACAAGAGGATATCAATTTTATGCTGCACTCATCATATTAGAAAATGCAGATACGTTCTAAAGTAGGTTTTAGGTTTACCCCTATAAAAAACATTTGGTTGAAAAGAGTCTATTCAACCAATTCCTATTCTTAAATGAACCTTTTATTAACTGAGattataatttagtaaaatCAGTATAATAAGGTTAATAGGAACTCCCTATAATATGTATCAATGAAGGAaagtttttttatgattttattttccttttaggAAAAAGGTCTGCGGCTTATGGAGAGGTTAAATTTATCTAAGCACCATCCAATGGCCTTACAGGCACACCAGACAAAGACAAATGTTTACAACCTCTGGATAACCACGTGAGTATTTCAATTCACAACAACGTCAGAAAAACACAAAGCCACGTATTATACAGGTGTCCATCATCCTATCATCTACATGCAGCGTGGAAGGAAAATCAATAGCGACGTTTATATCATAGTCCActttcattatattattatgaccTGCCTAAAATTTCatagaatattaattaaaaaatttattattttttaaataaattatatcttcGTATAGCAGTTCATACGAAATTGTATTTTCCAGCACCTCAACTCTGAGAGCATTTGGGAGTTTGAAGTAAACGTgtagagaggaaaaaaaatcaaataggCTGAAACGTGCACTCTACTCAACTATCTCATCCCATTAAACAAAACTCTGTTGAATGcaacaataaagaaaataactaGTTTTGTCGATGCATTCACCTACAACATTGCTGAGAAGTCTAAATCATCTCTTACATACAGATCCAAACAATGATCTGAAATCAAATCCTCCACTGTTCCCGCCAAAATTAGCTAGCTACGTGATTCTCAACATCCACCAAAATAACCGAGATAAATCCCCTAATTTAAATAGTTCTAACCTCCCAACAATTATCCTTTTCTATCACTACAAAACTGTTGACTGATTGGCTCTAAACCTAAAACAGCCTACAAACACGAATCAATCTTTTCATGAAAGGAATGATTGTGAATGGTGAAAATCATATTTACATTCAGTTTCCCTCTAGCAAGCTCCTCAACCTGTTCCGGGCCTCTTCAGACAGAGAGCAAGATCTGAATCTTCGCCTCTGGGGTAGACAGGATTCAACAATCTGCACAGGGGACAAGCAGATAACAATTGCAGTAAGATTATCTGAAGAGTGTAGGCGCAAAGCTTCCTTAACTAGCTCTCTGGCACATTGTTCAGGATCGTCATGCCTTCTTAATCCACGCCGCACCAGACTAACAGCATCCTGGCTTGACATTACATCCCAAATACCATCACAACCAATGATCAAGAACTCATCCTCCTCTGTCAATGCCACCACCTGAACATCCGGGTCGGCAATGAGAGGCGACACAGAACCAAGTGCATTTTTCAATTCCCAATCCCCAAGAGCACGAGTCAAAGAAAGATAACCATTGAGATACCCATCATCAATATAACCACCCATTTCCTCCACTCTTCTGCGTTCCGGTAAATAACTTGGTCTGTGATCTTGGGACATATCAACAGCAATGCCTCGCTTGCAAAGAACGGCTCTACAGTCCCCAGCATTAGCAACCATCAAATGCCTCCCGAGTACAAGAGCAGTCAACGCCGTTGTTCCACAGGAACTACTAACACTTTGTTCATCAGCCAAGGCAATGTCTGCTCCCAAAAACGCCTTTCGATGAGAATCTTCCAACCTCTTCAGAAAAAGTGCATCAGCATCATATGATTGCAGCATATGAGCATCCTCAAAAAATAATCTCATAGCATTGTTTTTAACAAAGGCAGCTGCATCTGGCCCTCCATGCCCATCAAAAACTGCATAAAACGCACTTGCCATAGGTTGCTCAAAGTTGAATCCAAGGTGCGCAGCTAGATCATCTATCTGAATGTGCTCATCATCCATAGACCCCCTGGGTCCAATATCAGCAAAACAGCCAGATCGCACATCTGGTGTAAACTTAGTAGCAGGAGCCTCTAAACTTGGATCTCCAATCATCTCAGGGAAACTCACAGCCTAAATAACACAGAAGACATTAGTCAGCACAAAAAATGCAATTCATTTAGACTAGGGGGTAATTTTGAAACAAAGATATACATACAAATCACAAGCTTTGCTACGCTTCTTATACTAATAAATCCTATCATAATTGAACCaattgaaatgtaaaataacattaacACCAGTTGCATCACCTGATTTCACCGAGGGGAAAAATGTTTAAAACGCAATAAACAAAGTATGTTTTCTTATTACTCTTTACCAAAGGTGCAGGGAAAACAAATTATAGAAAAACTCAATTCAAAATCCTCTAAAAAATTGTACTGCTTCTGAAACCCCCACAACAATCCACACGAAAATTATATTCCCCCCGCCCCCCAAATCTGACAAGCAACATAACAAGAAAGAACACgttaaacacataaattcacACCGACTGatgcataaaaaagaaaatttaaaatcaaccgATTCAACTTCCAAGAGAAAACcgacaccacaacaaaatgaaaCACCAATTTTTACACGAACAATAACAAAACCAAATCCCAAGAAGGAATCTCAGAAAACAGGAGAAAAAATATCCAAACACcgaaacaataaaaagaaaacaatccAAAAATCCAGGAAAAAAGGGAACCCAGAAGTACCCACCGATTCAAAACGAGTCGTTTCCGTAGAAACAGATTCAGCGGCAATCCTCACGTGACCGAAGATGGGAACAACGTTGGAGGTGGGCGAAACATCAACCTTAACGCCGTGTTCTTGCGCCACGCAAAGGTGGTACTTCACGTCCAGCATCGGAATTCTCTTCTGGCAGATGATTTCCGTTTCTACGACCATGTTCTGGCTCACGATGATCGCCAAGACGCCGCGTTTAGCTCGTCTCTTCCAAAACCACTGCAACGGATCACTAGGGCTACGGTTTAGGGATTGCGAAAGCGTTTCCAATTAGGGTTTCCTTGTTTTCTGAGAGCTCTCAACAACAGAATTTCCCGTTTGATTTCGTgcgtttttatttattttctctggCCTCAAATTAATTAGCGGGAGTACTTATATACAACGCGCTATAACGAAATTTCACTTCACTGTACGTCGTAAATTACAATAATACCCTTGGTATTGTATAGATTGAAAAGATATTTTGCGTCCAATAAGCGAAAACGTTAAAATTGTGAAACGAGTGGTGGCGTGGGTTCTCCACGCTTCCGTCTGAAATGACGACAATAATCCTACGCGCTATTTAATTTGGTTactaattaatacataatttaagtaaagttattttcttttacgtcaaataattttgtatccgtcatgaatatttaatttctttatgtaTATGGATTTGTGgcaaataatgataatgatttGTGTAAAATATATATGCCGCACACAATATTCCTTTAGTGGGGACTTAGTGTCCACGATTATCATCTACTAAACcaatattatattagaaaaatctaaatttaaaagtatcatttaatctttaagaaattgttttagatttaaaaatattgtttttcatatagagatttgttttctgttttgaaGATTAAAAGGGTAAAATCTCTGTGGTTGAAGTGATGGATTAAAGATAATCTGGAAGAAGATTATTATAGTGGAAATATGCTTAgttaagatatttaaaataaaaaaaatttcgttTAATGAATCTTTCTACAGATACGATGGTCATATAAATTTCTAATGGATTATTAAAtcagtattttaattttgtttttattatttaattcgaCTTtgagaataatatttaaagtaagACAACTTTGTCGTATAAAGATTGTGTAAACCTTgagtttaattcattttatgaCAATGGAATCTTTCGAGAGAAacaatagatattaaaaattttaaaggtttttctgtataaaaataaaataaaatttcgaCCACacgtaaaagaataaaaagacaTGACATGTTTTACACATGGATATGAAGTAAACAACCAAAAATTGTTACCAATTAAAGTCAAATATGTGTATATGGAAGAACATGCTCTCCATTTATTTCTTCACAAGATTCAATGAGTTAGGTTTATTGGGTTTAAATGAAATTCAATGAATGCGGTATCTTATTAATAGGTTACACCCACTCCCCAAAAAGTTTACagtgaaaattaataacaaaaagtatacaactaataaaaataaattaatttttaagttaataatatTTGGTATAAATAAGGAAACTTTTGATTTAATAATCATGTTAATCACAGCAACATCATCAAATCAATAGTAAAAATTAACcgcaaagaataaaaaatattaaatttattaagtactcaATAAAATATAGACATTATCAAGtatttgttaaaagttttaaaatttattatggatttaaaatataattgagcttaaattatataaataaaacacatatatttttttaaagaagtaaatcgttatgtaattatattttttaagataattaaattttataatatttttatttatattttaaaagttgcatacatttgtttttaacaaattattttatttaccccGGTTGatctaataaatattaatcaaatgtatatttatcacattgattttatatttatcacatctaattaaatagttatcacattgattttgtatattttttattgtgtacAATTACGAGTAATAATACGTAAAATAATTcatgaataatgaaaaaaaaactattaaaatagaaagaataatgataaagaaaactaaattacaaATACCTTATATCttatattctaaaaaattataaaaaaaatattcttgcTCTTAATAACATTGATCAAATTAGTTTACaagctaattaattaaatgaactaaTTGTTAGTTTATTGGTCTTATCCaacacattttatatataacttacTCTTAACTAAAAGacacaattaaataaatgtttttttaaactaattttatcttatttaaggATTCAATATTTTATCCTATTTGTGATATTAAGTATTGGagtttgaaaatgaagaaaaaaaaaatgttttgatttaAAACAGATTGTTTACAGTTGGTAATGATAATAAGAAAGTGGTTGCAATTTGGTTTTACAGTTGAAGAGGAATGTCCAGAAAAGTTAATTGATGGGGGCATATTATGATTCAACAAGCCAcacactttaaaataaatacacatattttaattattaattttttagatgattttctatttttttatttttttatttttaataatttaaaaccaCTTAGAAAATACTACATTATGTTATAgagaaaatagttaaaatttaatagtcaaaaaatatttttctttcaataatttaGACTATAGGAGTCGTTCatagaatgttttttttttatcagcaaatcCATAAATTATATGGTTAACacaataatgaaaatatcaACATTTGTTATTTGGTGGAAGATTAGTCTCGTTTAAATTAGTCCTaatacttttctttctttctttacacTGAACACcctcacatattttttttttttgaaagtttgtttatacaatattataggtattgaaaatttaatcgaatatgaattttatgtcaggtgaaaaataaataaataaataaataaatcaacaaatataaaataaagaatctacaaattcattatttttaaatttgaattaaaaacaatattaattctttatttaaatttgagcTCGTGCCTCTCAATAAATTAGTGATGAGAGGAAACTTCAACTTAAAAGGTAATTAGGGAATACATGTATcgaaaaagaataataaaaaagaaaaaaataaaaactccataaaatataaaataatatccaTATATATCATATTCACTCAATTATGAAAGTATTGGACATGTGTATAACACAGACCTGTGTGTTATGGGTTCCATTTCAAGTATTATAGTATGGTATATCATAATATATGAAACTGGTAACGTAATAAATCTGATGCATTGCTTTCTATTAGAAAAACAAACCTTTCTGAgacattaaattatattaacttttatgaCGCGTGTACGAGACATTAGATATATCAAATTAGTCATGAATATGTTGATGGAtttatttactaatataatatcacatatattttaaaaaaaaatcatacacagCGACGATATATACGTGTAAgctagttaaattaaaaaatataaaaaaaaggaaattggaGTTACCTAAATTGCGGTTGGATTGATGTAATAGGGAAGCGAATGGATATAAAATAAGTTTGATGGGAGAGATGTGTGAAAGAAGCGCTTCATCTACGAGGTTGTTAGGTTTGGTGCCACGCTTCACCCTCACTCCCTCTACGCTTTTCTCTTCACACCTTTTAACCATGTTTTCCAcactgtttttttcttttacgaGTATTTATTgaacttttgtttcatttattcATCTCCTTTTTCACCACATGTATCAAGGGATAATAAAGAGATGATAATGGTTAACGGGCCACACTGTATGAACtggctatatatatatatatatatatatatatatactacaaaTTTATCCTATCTCTAGTAGGGGTGACAATTAGGACCGGTCCGTAAGTCTACAGAAAAAATGCGGAGCGAGCTAGGGCAGTGAACCCGCAGGCCCAGTCCACATAGATCCGCGGCCTGCGCGGGCCAAtccgcataaaattaaaaaaataaaaaacttgcacttgtgtatattaatcaCTTCTTTTATAGACTtttgcattaacgtttcaaatttttgtataactgaaaaagacaagtattatgtaatttttaatgtgctaaaatttaaaggatacattgtgtatgtcataatatgaatatgatgaaaatgttgaattatcaatttatcatttaattctCCAAAGCCTTTACTTAagtttgtgaacttcttaaaatttctcaatttttaaacattgaaagttttatcataaaaaaaaaacttaaaaaaaaagtgggcCAATTGGTATGTGGGGCGGATCAGTGTTTTCGACCTGTATAAAATATGCAGAGCGGAACGGACCAGCCCGAGTTGTGCGGACCTTATGCGGATCGAGCCTAAACCGGCCGGACTGACCCGCATTGCCACCAACAATCTCCCGTGAATGTGGGATgtctaacaaattttaatttatttttgtataattagttatatatagatataagtATCACTTTAATTTCACCGTATAAAGATCATTTAAGCAAGATATTTCTCCtggaacaaaaataaatttgaataaacaGTCTTATTTTTGACATGATTTTTCATTTAAGCGACGTAGTCATTACTCAAGTGACAAGCAAACAtcctttaaagaaaaaataatttaccttATCATGAATTTCGTTTAAACGATCAAATTGCATTTGagcaaaaatcatttttaagaatagATACTTGTCTCACTTCCATATTcactattaaattaaaattttaggagattaaaaattacataaaataccaaataaaaaaataacatattttaccGTACTAAAAGAAATcactgcaattttttttataagtagtTAATTTcaccaaaattaaaagaagttaattttacaaaaaataagtgTATTTAAATTTGACAGTTTTATAAACTGTTAATATGGTGTGGTATGACATTTGTCCCGTGgcataaaagatataatttagGTGTAAAATGATGAATCTGAATGGTCAGTGTTAAGCTTTTGTGTTCGGGAACCATCGCACACATCTTTTATTAAATCCGCAAAACCAACAAATATGTTTTTCCACTTCTAATCCATGGTCGCCTATTGTATATACCAAACTCACTGCAAATAAAaacctcttcttttctttcattctaCCAATTCGCACAAGGTTTTTCCTTTCTTGTCACTTTCCCACAATTGCTTAATGCAAAACATATCACTTCATTTCTATATTATCATTCATATCACAATTATTAATCACTGCTATTCTGCCTCTTATGCCATCTAAAACCCATAtcttcattatatatatatatatatatatatatatatatatatatatatatatatatatatatatatatatatgtatgtatatgcaGCTTATGCAGTTCATAATTACCACAGAACAAAGATAATGTTCCCTCTGCAACTTCTGCAAACATCATCCTTAAGCTTTGATATTGACTAAACGGTGAGTCTCAGttactctttctctctctctctcgttTCAAACAATATATAGTTAATGTAGTTAATGTAGTTAATATTTTGTTCTGATATTTTTATTGACTTTAATACtcatgttttagttttttttaatagactttattatgtaaaattatGTTACACGTAACTTCAAAGTCGTCATTGGTTAATgtataaaactataattattttaatttaaattactattatttgtcctaattatattaattgttttagcATTAGATTAACTATTGTTACTAAGGACCAAAAAGTAACGGTTAGAAAATGcacaaaaagttaaaattagcaATCCAATTCAGATATGGTAATAAGAAAGGaaatcatatttgaatatttgttattttataaaagattaaatatgctTTTGTCTTAActttagtgaaaattagaatcaGTCCCTTCTCGAAACTATTGTAGACCAATTTAGCTCCCAaactttaaaactttaaaaatgtatgatttaattcttttaactaaattttgagattttttttttactttctaaacatatctcatgataatatttaaattgtttatctCGTTTTAcacattttcatttcaatattaagtcaaataataacctaaaatgcatttgaaactttaaataaaaataaaaattaaataaaagaactcAATCTATCACGTTTcaggactaatttcaatttccgCTAAAAATTCATagataaaaagtatatttaatccttttgtAAATAATGATGAATCATGATgagaaaaaatatgataaaattaacTTTAGGTGTTAAAGAAAATAGTAATTGATGCCTATTATTATACAAGAATCTTGTTCCATTATATTCCACTAATGGAACAGCATAATTGAATAGAAGTGTAAACAGAACTAGAGGCCCACTGAAGATTATAACTGGCCCATTATGTTTTCTTTCCAAATTTCAAAAAGAATCCACTCTATTCATCCAATTTGTTCAGAATTTAAATCATGTGTATAAATTATTTGGAAAATCTTAAACAACACGTCCatttatattattgaattatattcaaagtcaaattttaaaataacacaaGACTTTATGtataattcattaaaaaagaaaagttactTACCATAATTATATTCGAAATCAAAGGCCATTATCTCTAAAAACACATGATAAAAAAACTTGCATTGACTGAGGGATACGTATTTTATACTACTTTCATGACTCAACTAATCGAAGAATGCAtctaaataaaacataaaattatttttgaagttttttttttacccaGCAT
This portion of the Vigna unguiculata cultivar IT97K-499-35 chromosome 6, ASM411807v1, whole genome shotgun sequence genome encodes:
- the LOC114188154 gene encoding probable protein phosphatase 2C 13 gives rise to the protein MVVETEIICQKRIPMLDVKYHLCVAQEHGVKVDVSPTSNVVPIFGHVRIAAESVSTETTRFESAVSFPEMIGDPSLEAPATKFTPDVRSGCFADIGPRGSMDDEHIQIDDLAAHLGFNFEQPMASAFYAVFDGHGGPDAAAFVKNNAMRLFFEDAHMLQSYDADALFLKRLEDSHRKAFLGADIALADEQSVSSSCGTTALTALVLGRHLMVANAGDCRAVLCKRGIAVDMSQDHRPSYLPERRRVEEMGGYIDDGYLNGYLSLTRALGDWELKNALGSVSPLIADPDVQVVALTEEDEFLIIGCDGIWDVMSSQDAVSLVRRGLRRHDDPEQCARELVKEALRLHSSDNLTAIVICLSPVQIVESCLPQRRRFRSCSLSEEARNRLRSLLEGN